A window of Ascaphus truei isolate aAscTru1 chromosome 16, aAscTru1.hap1, whole genome shotgun sequence contains these coding sequences:
- the LOC142467413 gene encoding magnesium transporter NIPA2-like, translated as MEVQMNRYEFYIGLTLAVSSSIFIGSSFILKKKGLLRLWGRGQLRAGHGGHAYLREWLWWAGLLSMGLGEAANFTAYIFAPATLVTPLGGLSVLVSAVLSTHFLNERLNSPAKTGCALSIVGSTVMVLHAPQEQEVSTLSEMADKLKEPGFVAFASCVVLFSLLLAVLAAPRWGHSNVMVYVLICSLMGSLSVACVKGLGIAIRGLFLGAPVLRDPLGWLLLLGLCICVSVQIHYLNRALDVFNASLVTPIYYVLFTSCVLACSAILFQEWQHLSGGSAVGTISGFVTIVLGVFLLHAYRDHPLPLALLPFFLKAGGERGVLGCEEDSPLCTREETCIG; from the exons ATGGAGGTTCAGATGAACCGCTATGAGTTCTACATTGGACTGACGCTGGCTGTCTCCTCCAGCATCTTCATCGGCTCCAGCTTCATCCTTAAGAAGAAGGGTCTGCTCAGGCTGTGGGGTCGGGGGCAGCTCAGGGCAG GTCACGGGGGACATGCGTACCTCAGGGAGTGGCTGTGGTGGGCAGGTCTCTTGTCAA TGGGACTGGGGGAAGCGGCTAACTTCACCGCGTATATCTTTGCCCCTGCCACACTGGTGACCCCGCTTGGAGGGCTGAGCGTGCTGGTGAG TGCTGTCCTGTCCACTCACTTTCTGAACGAGAGACTGAATTCTCCTGCTAAGACTGGCTGCGCTCTGAGTATTGTGGGTTCCACGGTCATGGTGCTTCATGCCCCTCAGGAGCAGGAGGTGTCCACGCTGAGTGAGATGGCGGACAAGCTGAAAGAGCCAG GATTCGTGGCTTTTGCCTCCTGCGTGGTCCTGTTCTCGCTGCTCCTTGCCGTGCTGGCTGCTCCGCGGTGGGGCCACAGTAACGTGATGGTGTACGTGCTGATCTGTTCCCTGATGGGCTCACTGTCCGTGGCCTGTGTGAAGGGCCTGGGCATCGCTATCAGGGGCCTGTTCTTGGGGGCCCCGGTGCTCAGGGACCCGCTCGGTTGGCTGCTGCTTCTCGGTCTGTGCATCTGCGTCAGTGTCCAGATCCACTATCTCAACAG GGCCCTGGATGTCTTTAATGCCTCCCTGGTGACCCCGATTTATTATGTGCTGTTCACGTCCTGCGTCCTTGCCTGTTCTGCCATCTTGTTCCAGGAGTGGCAACACCTGAGCGGAGGGAGCGCCGTGGGGACGATCAGCGGCTTCGTCACCATCGTGCTGGGGGTCTTCCTACTTCACGCGTACAGGGATCACCCCCTGCCCCTCGCTCTGCTCCCCTTCTTTctgaaggcagggggagagaggggcgtgctgggatgtgaggaggattCGCCTTTGTGTACCCGGGAGGAAACGTGCATTGGATAA